In the Campylobacter sp. RM6914 genome, one interval contains:
- a CDS encoding FtsK/SpoIIIE family DNA translocase encodes MAPTADFVGSVGELLGNLNFKLFGLIAYVYPFLLIILSYLFYKKHNKFDSELAQSLLGFFLFFIAILMLQSITTSIANSGEVGNFINDALRDIIGTFGTCIVILMMFVISVGLIFRDNIIVVLRRAFVDPTVNLKFKNQEQKTSQKQTIERKKLKEISNTKDDIKTYVDEQVIEQIEISNTDEADTQINLEPDINSELDEPSINRKLKIQGVEILNEVVENKKLLEEIEKGKIEKPKNFELPSLKFLKDPPKRSTHINEAEIDQKISDLLDKLRKFKIDGDVVRTYTGPIVTTFEFRPAPHIKVSKILTLQDDLAMALRAQTIRIQAPIPGKDVVGIEVPNTNTETIYLKEILDSEIFKNAKSPLTMALGKDIVGAPFITDLKKLPHLLIAGTTGSGKSVGINAMLLSLLYRNSPQTLRLMMIDPKMLEFSIYNDIPHLLIPVITQAKQAITALSNMVAEMERRYTIMSHTRTKNIESYNEKMKAEGGEQFPYIVVIIDELADLMMTSGKDVELYIGRLAQMARASGIHLIVATQRPSVDVVTGLIKANLPSRISYRVGQRIDSKVILDQMGAESLLGRGDMLFTPPGSPGIIRLHAPFASEKEIESIVEFLKSQQEVVYDERFLAEAGSSGENSEATLNAGELDPLYEEAKAIILSEQKTSISYLQRRLSIGYNRSANILEQLEKMGILSPLNAKGQREIL; translated from the coding sequence ATAGCTCCGACAGCTGATTTTGTGGGTTCTGTCGGTGAGTTGCTTGGAAATTTAAATTTTAAGCTATTTGGACTTATTGCTTATGTTTATCCGTTTTTGCTGATTATCTTAAGCTATTTGTTTTATAAAAAACACAATAAATTTGATAGCGAATTAGCCCAAAGTCTGCTTGGATTTTTTTTATTTTTTATTGCAATCTTAATGCTTCAATCGATCACAACATCTATCGCAAACAGCGGAGAGGTCGGAAATTTCATCAACGATGCTCTAAGGGACATTATCGGTACATTTGGCACATGTATAGTGATACTTATGATGTTTGTTATCTCTGTCGGACTTATCTTTAGAGATAATATTATAGTTGTGCTAAGGCGAGCTTTTGTAGACCCTACGGTAAATTTAAAATTTAAAAATCAAGAACAAAAAACAAGTCAAAAACAAACTATAGAACGCAAAAAACTAAAAGAAATTTCAAATACTAAAGACGATATCAAAACATATGTGGACGAGCAAGTTATAGAACAAATAGAAATTTCAAACACAGATGAAGCCGATACACAAATAAATTTAGAACCTGACATAAACAGCGAACTTGATGAGCCAAGCATCAATAGAAAGTTAAAAATTCAAGGCGTTGAAATTTTAAATGAAGTTGTAGAAAATAAAAAATTACTCGAGGAAATAGAAAAAGGTAAAATCGAAAAACCTAAAAACTTCGAGCTTCCATCGCTTAAATTTCTAAAAGATCCACCAAAAAGATCAACTCACATAAACGAAGCAGAAATTGATCAAAAAATTTCAGACTTGCTTGATAAACTTCGTAAATTTAAGATAGACGGCGATGTGGTTCGTACATACACAGGACCGATCGTTACAACATTTGAATTTCGCCCTGCCCCACATATAAAAGTCAGTAAAATTTTAACACTTCAAGACGATCTTGCTATGGCTTTACGTGCTCAAACAATACGTATCCAAGCACCAATTCCAGGCAAAGACGTAGTTGGCATAGAGGTGCCAAACACAAACACCGAAACCATCTACCTAAAAGAAATTTTAGATAGCGAAATCTTTAAAAACGCCAAAAGCCCACTAACAATGGCACTTGGCAAAGACATAGTCGGAGCACCTTTTATAACAGACCTTAAAAAACTCCCGCACCTTCTCATCGCAGGAACAACCGGAAGTGGCAAGAGTGTGGGCATAAACGCCATGCTGCTAAGCTTGCTATACCGCAACAGCCCGCAAACCCTTCGTCTCATGATGATAGACCCAAAGATGCTGGAGTTTAGCATTTATAACGACATACCGCATCTTTTAATACCTGTTATCACTCAGGCCAAACAAGCCATAACGGCTCTATCAAATATGGTCGCTGAAATGGAGCGACGCTATACTATCATGAGCCATACACGCACGAAAAATATCGAAAGCTACAACGAAAAGATGAAAGCAGAAGGTGGCGAGCAATTCCCATACATCGTAGTTATCATTGATGAGTTGGCTGACCTTATGATGACTAGTGGCAAGGACGTGGAGCTATATATCGGGCGTCTGGCACAGATGGCAAGAGCAAGCGGTATACATCTAATAGTCGCCACGCAACGCCCAAGTGTGGACGTAGTAACCGGTCTAATAAAAGCTAACCTACCAAGCCGTATCAGCTACCGTGTCGGACAGCGCATAGACAGCAAAGTCATACTTGATCAAATGGGAGCAGAAAGCTTGCTAGGACGTGGTGATATGCTATTTACCCCTCCTGGAAGTCCTGGTATAATACGCCTGCATGCGCCATTTGCAAGTGAAAAAGAGATAGAAAGCATTGTTGAGTTTTTAAAATCACAACAAGAAGTAGTTTATGATGAGAGATTTTTAGCTGAAGCTGGAAGCAGTGGAGAAAATAGCGAAGCTACGCTAAATGCCGGAGAGCTTGATCCACTTTATGAAGAGGCAAAAGCCATTATACTAAGTGAGCAAAAAACATCCATAAGCTATCTACAAAGGCGTCTAAGCATAGGGTATAATCGCTCGGCAAATATCCTAGAGCAACTGGAAAAAATGGGCATCTTAAGCCCACTTAACGCAAAAGGACAAAGAGAAATTTTATAG
- a CDS encoding tyrosine-type recombinase/integrase — translation MSILLNELFEKYILFYELILSKTTLRSDIATYNKHFKNGLGLKFVDAITFLDIQEFCNVLLKNGYKVKTVKNIVAKLRVIFKFALKLDLVIKNPCEFIELPRFDNKRYFDYSTKTQKAIIKAIVENRGVNADIFFFLLHGRRKNEVLSLKFSDINLKNRTYIIPYKINKAKRNMIYTMSDELYLRLLKHYIQAKKDNRLNGYIFENSNTHNKFVDLRRSWNSLLKRNNLPKIRLHDIRHLIGTYSINYLKLPIEQVSFTLGHTNIITTQKYITSNIKKSKETIENLIKSVN, via the coding sequence ATGTCAATCCTTCTTAATGAGCTTTTCGAAAAGTATATTTTATTTTACGAGCTTATTTTAAGTAAAACTACTCTTAGAAGCGATATAGCAACATACAATAAGCATTTTAAAAACGGCCTAGGTTTAAAATTTGTAGATGCAATAACATTTCTTGATATCCAAGAGTTTTGCAATGTGCTTTTAAAAAATGGATATAAAGTAAAAACTGTGAAAAATATTGTAGCAAAGTTGCGAGTAATTTTTAAATTTGCCCTAAAACTCGATCTTGTAATTAAAAATCCTTGTGAGTTTATCGAGCTTCCAAGGTTTGATAATAAAAGATATTTTGATTATTCTACTAAAACACAAAAGGCTATTATTAAAGCAATAGTTGAGAATAGGGGAGTAAATGCCGATATATTTTTTTTCTTGCTTCATGGTAGGCGCAAAAATGAAGTGTTAAGTCTTAAATTTAGTGATATAAATTTAAAAAATAGAACTTATATAATTCCATATAAAATTAATAAAGCTAAAAGAAATATGATTTATACTATGAGCGATGAGTTATACTTAAGATTATTGAAACATTATATACAAGCTAAAAAAGATAATAGGCTAAACGGTTATATATTTGAAAATTCTAACACTCATAATAAATTTGTCGATTTACGTCGTTCTTGGAATTCTTTACTAAAACGCAATAATTTGCCTAAAATCAGGCTTCATGATATACGTCATTTAATTGGAACTTATTCAATAAATTATTTAAAGCTTCCTATTGAGCAAGTATCTTTTACTCTGGGGCATACAAATATAATTACTACTCAAAAATATATTACTAGTAATATTAAAAAATCTAAAGAAACTATTGAAAATTTAATAAAATCAGTTAATTAA
- a CDS encoding replication endonuclease — MYGITEADKVFLKNKLENQKRYLDNNFLYINGKNIPYSHFYFSSWHNSNRYIAELNNRVSSLNDYAEKEGLKPIFAVLTLPSEYHRQKMITLKSGRSKLVYNKKYINDDKHSVKSGSNKLQFLVRSIMNSKHFRNIPPKQRCYISTKEPHLDGTCHLNLLVFVPEEYLNDCVSAIKSRFLDTHSKVETNINNPTAYIMKYIFKTLDDLRQNPELENLTDITFWYLKHHIRHFTMSKTFVSLEIYRKLNGRIGLISLTKNYNKGLITVIIDPETKKPVQIFDEFGELWQKIKIPKVCNNTPYKMNDKNISKRFKELQLLNYIDELFGSDNKNIKCLNRIPINRMSNFELVNYYHNLDLENINLQHLGYVENILLERDLNCFTHINTPHDLNNLTANDFIKRGLNVNPS; from the coding sequence GTGTATGGAATTACTGAAGCTGATAAAGTCTTTTTAAAAAACAAACTAGAAAATCAAAAAAGATACCTTGATAATAATTTTTTATATATCAATGGCAAAAATATTCCCTATTCTCATTTTTATTTTTCTAGTTGGCATAATTCAAATAGATATATTGCAGAACTAAACAATCGTGTCTCTAGCTTAAATGATTACGCAGAAAAAGAAGGATTAAAGCCTATATTTGCTGTTTTAACTTTGCCTAGCGAGTATCATCGTCAAAAAATGATTACTTTAAAAAGCGGTAGAAGTAAGCTAGTTTACAATAAAAAATATATCAATGATGATAAGCACAGTGTAAAGTCTGGATCAAATAAGCTCCAATTTTTAGTTAGAAGCATTATGAATTCAAAGCATTTTAGAAATATACCTCCCAAGCAAAGATGTTATATATCCACAAAGGAGCCACATTTAGACGGAACTTGTCATTTGAATTTGCTTGTTTTTGTTCCCGAAGAATATTTAAATGATTGTGTTAGCGCTATTAAAAGTAGATTTTTAGATACTCATAGTAAAGTTGAAACAAACATTAATAATCCAACGGCTTATATTATGAAATATATTTTTAAAACTCTTGATGATTTGCGACAAAACCCTGAATTGGAGAATTTGACAGATATTACGTTTTGGTATTTAAAACATCATATTAGACATTTTACTATGTCTAAAACTTTTGTAAGTCTTGAAATTTATAGAAAACTAAACGGAAGAATTGGTTTGATATCTCTTACAAAAAACTACAATAAAGGCTTAATTACAGTAATTATAGATCCTGAAACAAAAAAACCAGTTCAAATTTTTGACGAATTCGGCGAGTTATGGCAAAAAATAAAAATACCTAAAGTTTGCAATAATACTCCTTATAAAATGAATGATAAAAACATCTCTAAACGTTTTAAAGAATTACAGCTTTTAAATTATATTGATGAGCTTTTCGGCTCCGATAACAAAAATATTAAATGCTTAAATCGTATTCCTATAAATCGCATGTCTAATTTTGAATTAGTTAATTATTATCACAATTTAGACCTAGAAAACATAAATTTACAGCATTTGGGATATGTAGAAAATATCTTACTTGAACGTGATTTAAATTGTTTTACCCACATTAATACTCCTCATGATTTAAATAATTTGACTGCCAATGATTTTATTAAAAGGGGCTTAAATGTCAATCCTTCTTAA
- a CDS encoding type II secretion system protein GspD: MKTLQKAVLVLCFLLLSSLNALEYRSIAFSDFLGEISGITGKNIVISGNIDTNFDVFLPTLDLSNSNALDKLLKDILKVNGLDYLIQNSVILIYNPTIEDNPILNDYIIKFKHISKDDVISALSLFNENIKYTVYSDRILLITTESQYKIINNLIKGLDTSYQLRQLSFTIVSTDNIKLKEIGPSIEAVLNPLDHFYFKIITNILTVDSTKIDKNSVTSLINLLKENGVSDLLYNPRVTLIDNKDSVIESVIKTPIKKSSIEIQNNQTLTTNQVDYQDVGLKLNITNVLITNDSVSFTLDLYIENLLDDTDTPRISSRHLKTNVYLTDTNSFLIGGINSKETITSNKTIPFIENIPILGDLTSYSSTKTNDFSFSIFITMLPDEKELNKRLEDYFLSATRNAKGDPRSGE; the protein is encoded by the coding sequence ATGAAAACTTTGCAAAAAGCAGTCCTAGTTCTATGTTTTCTACTTTTAAGTAGTTTAAACGCCTTAGAGTATCGCAGTATTGCATTTAGTGACTTTTTAGGCGAAATAAGCGGTATAACTGGTAAAAATATCGTCATTAGTGGAAATATTGATACAAATTTTGACGTATTTTTACCTACTTTGGATTTAAGCAATAGCAATGCCTTAGATAAGTTGCTCAAAGACATTCTAAAAGTCAATGGGCTTGACTACCTTATACAAAATAGCGTTATTTTGATATATAATCCAACTATTGAAGATAATCCTATTTTAAACGACTATATTATAAAATTTAAGCATATTTCTAAAGACGATGTTATATCTGCCTTATCTTTATTCAATGAAAATATTAAATATACTGTTTATAGCGATAGAATACTTCTTATTACGACAGAAAGCCAATATAAAATAATAAACAATCTCATAAAAGGACTTGACACAAGTTATCAGCTTAGGCAACTTAGTTTTACAATCGTTAGCACAGACAATATAAAATTAAAAGAAATAGGACCTAGCATAGAAGCTGTTTTAAATCCGCTAGATCATTTTTACTTCAAAATAATTACAAATATTCTTACTGTAGATAGCACCAAAATAGATAAAAATAGCGTTACTAGCCTTATAAATTTACTAAAAGAAAATGGAGTATCAGATTTGCTTTACAATCCAAGAGTTACCCTTATAGATAATAAAGATAGTGTTATAGAAAGCGTTATAAAAACACCCATTAAAAAATCTTCTATTGAAATTCAAAATAATCAGACATTGACAACAAATCAAGTAGATTATCAAGATGTAGGATTGAAGCTTAATATTACAAATGTATTAATCACAAACGATAGTGTAAGCTTTACGCTTGATTTGTATATTGAGAATTTACTAGATGACACAGACACTCCAAGAATTAGTAGTAGACATCTAAAAACTAATGTATATCTTACTGACACTAATTCTTTTCTTATCGGTGGTATAAATAGCAAAGAAACAATAACTTCAAATAAAACTATTCCATTTATAGAGAATATACCTATTTTAGGCGATTTAACGTCCTATAGTAGCACAAAAACCAATGATTTTAGTTTTAGTATTTTTATTACAATGTTGCCCGATGAAAAAGAGTTAAATAAAAGGCTAGAGGATTATTTTTTGAGCGCAACGCGCAACGCCAAAGGGGACCCGCGTAGCGGGGAATGA
- a CDS encoding zonular occludens toxin domain-containing protein: MLSIIIGPPRSGKTYKAVDIINEEYELHLKNTSKYRYIYTNINGLKFELFNGFVKQYNKIDFISATQQENALSSQYENGFLSDIDDYDSYALKSGIYENYHHCLIILDEVYNTFSNTFSKSLGRFLSYHGHFGIDVIFLLQSKRQMNREYLVHTELMYIAQPSGKRLFSTIFRYKVYSTSLKINDNLIRTDNLKFNQKISDLYNSGSKQIYKSYATKKILFLIIFIIFSYMLYLFLEPKQEALKPTIKQEIRFFDANISESIQIQSTPNNQDINDINTTIFNENKIYLKITCFPSGCKFRSYAIDLSLDSFLELLSFSNCHIFLQDKKSVNYIDYFLSCPLDFERVLKGLENSSQGVHNENFAKSSPSSMFSTFK, encoded by the coding sequence ATGCTAAGTATCATTATAGGACCCCCACGCTCTGGAAAGACTTATAAAGCGGTCGATATTATAAATGAGGAATACGAGCTTCATTTAAAAAATACTTCAAAATATAGATACATATATACAAACATAAACGGCTTAAAATTTGAACTATTTAACGGCTTTGTAAAACAATATAATAAAATCGACTTTATTTCTGCCACCCAGCAAGAAAACGCCCTCAGCTCTCAATATGAAAACGGCTTTTTGTCCGATATCGATGACTATGATAGCTATGCTTTAAAAAGTGGCATTTATGAAAACTATCATCACTGCTTAATAATCCTAGATGAGGTATACAACACATTTTCAAACACATTTAGTAAAAGTTTAGGCAGATTTTTAAGCTATCACGGACACTTTGGTATTGACGTTATATTTTTACTTCAGTCAAAGCGTCAAATGAATAGAGAATACCTTGTTCATACCGAGCTTATGTATATAGCCCAGCCTAGCGGAAAGAGGCTATTTAGCACAATATTTAGGTATAAAGTTTATAGCACCTCATTAAAAATAAATGATAACTTAATCAGGACAGACAACCTAAAATTTAATCAAAAAATATCTGATTTATATAATAGCGGTTCAAAGCAAATTTATAAAAGTTATGCAACTAAAAAAATATTATTTTTAATAATTTTTATAATTTTTTCATATATGCTTTATTTGTTTCTAGAGCCAAAACAAGAAGCATTAAAGCCAACAATCAAGCAGGAAATTAGATTTTTTGATGCCAATATTTCAGAAAGCATACAAATTCAATCTACGCCAAACAATCAAGATATAAACGACATAAATACAACAATTTTCAATGAAAATAAAATCTATCTAAAGATAACTTGTTTTCCTAGTGGCTGTAAATTTAGAAGTTATGCCATAGATTTATCTTTAGATAGCTTTTTGGAACTTCTTTCATTTTCAAACTGTCACATATTCTTGCAAGATAAGAAATCAGTAAATTATATAGATTATTTCTTATCTTGTCCGTTGGATTTTGAAAGAGTTTTAAAAGGCTTGGAAAATTCATCTCAAGGGGTTCACAATGAAAACTTTGCAAAAAGCAGTCCTAGTTCTATGTTTTCTACTTTTAAGTAG
- a CDS encoding phosphonate transporter, with protein sequence MKAKNFLETTKSKVATASVALMSAPVLFAADAPAVPTDPLKADYALFDYVFAGVVAVAFVFMIARRVKGFIK encoded by the coding sequence ATGAAAGCCAAAAATTTTCTAGAAACTACAAAAAGTAAGGTCGCTACAGCTAGCGTTGCTTTAATGTCTGCTCCGGTTCTCTTTGCTGCAGATGCCCCAGCAGTTCCAACTGACCCACTAAAAGCCGATTACGCACTTTTCGACTATGTTTTCGCTGGTGTCGTAGCTGTTGCTTTTGTCTTTATGATTGCCCGAAGGGTCAAGGGCTTCATAAAATAG
- a CDS encoding TetR/AcrR family transcriptional regulator, whose amino-acid sequence MDKKEIAKIIKKDITTLYNWEKRNPELYNAVYSFFNGLDLKNDEKELLELFEKLNDTEKEYYLIDMKLRILKKEMDN is encoded by the coding sequence ATGGATAAAAAAGAAATAGCAAAGATAATAAAAAAAGACATAACAACACTATATAATTGGGAAAAAAGAAACCCAGAATTATATAATGCAGTATATAGTTTTTTTAACGGATTAGATTTAAAAAACGATGAAAAAGAATTATTGGAATTATTCGAAAAATTGAATGATACAGAAAAAGAATATTATTTAATAGATATGAAGCTTAGAATTCTAAAAAAAGAAATGGACAACTAA
- a CDS encoding type II toxin-antitoxin system RelE family toxin — MKLEISDIAKENLKKFNKKDYTKIKEKLIYLCDNYEIIKDSKNITSLVNFSNFYRYRISSDIRAVFQIKDDKITILILKIGHRKDIYK, encoded by the coding sequence ATGAAACTTGAAATTTCAGACATAGCAAAAGAAAATTTAAAAAAATTTAACAAAAAAGACTACACAAAAATCAAAGAAAAACTTATTTATTTGTGCGATAACTACGAAATCATAAAAGATAGTAAAAATATAACCTCTTTGGTTAATTTTTCAAATTTTTACAGGTATAGAATTTCAAGTGATATAAGGGCTGTATTTCAAATCAAAGATGACAAAATAACAATACTTATTTTAAAAATAGGACATAGAAAAGATATTTATAAGTAA
- a CDS encoding transglycosylase domain-containing protein, with translation MKADNGETIGVCSDTNKIYTKRIDTEIPEVFIKFLLSIEDKRFYKHIGIDLIGIARAFYRNLQAGKIIEGGSTITQQLSRSYLNDNSKTFKRKFAEIFKALKIEIKFSKQHIIDKYIESIYMGSNIYGFESASIKYFAKRLHELTKKEFISLIVLLRGPNLYINNNQLFLDRYKSIVARLNKTNLISKSQTGKYLHNFPKLKQKQISVVPSEIISAVTKTIERNKLTINSTINYKIQNKINKFVNSTKDFDSVICIKNGKIAGFSSKHGNHYIFNHFGNVGSTLKPFIYLYLRSHGVEQNTQIPTTPIYKYKKWIAKEAFEPTYNTMSLAKALEVSNNTVFLNASYKVGFDNISKHIANLFNKENCEDFPSLVLGSTPYGISLYELSMAYYNLFSDNNHEHIDELKSILRQVSINTLGLSSFFCKTGTTNNNRNRYIILGNHEIVFAFLRDERMTYDSIVNAGKAPKNFTQKIKGFFNELIR, from the coding sequence GTGAAAGCCGATAATGGTGAAACTATTGGTGTTTGCTCCGATACAAATAAAATCTATACAAAGCGAATAGATACAGAGATTCCTGAAGTTTTTATTAAATTCTTGCTGTCAATTGAAGACAAAAGATTTTATAAGCATATAGGAATTGATTTAATTGGAATAGCAAGAGCCTTTTATAGAAATTTACAAGCCGGAAAAATAATAGAAGGTGGAAGTACAATAACGCAACAATTATCAAGAAGCTATTTAAACGACAACTCAAAAACATTTAAAAGAAAGTTTGCAGAAATTTTTAAAGCTCTAAAAATAGAAATTAAATTTTCAAAACAGCATATCATAGATAAATATATTGAATCTATTTATATGGGTTCAAACATATATGGATTTGAGTCAGCTTCTATTAAATATTTTGCAAAACGACTGCATGAGCTAACAAAAAAAGAATTTATATCCTTAATTGTGCTCTTAAGGGGTCCCAATTTATATATTAACAACAACCAACTTTTCCTAGATAGATATAAAAGTATAGTGGCTAGATTAAATAAAACAAACCTTATCTCAAAAAGTCAAACTGGCAAGTACTTGCATAATTTTCCAAAATTAAAACAAAAACAAATAAGTGTTGTGCCATCAGAAATTATATCTGCTGTTACTAAGACGATAGAACGCAATAAGCTTACAATTAATAGCACAATAAATTATAAAATACAAAACAAAATTAACAAATTTGTAAATTCAACTAAAGATTTTGATTCTGTAATATGTATAAAAAATGGCAAAATTGCTGGTTTTTCTAGCAAGCATGGAAATCATTATATATTTAACCACTTCGGAAATGTAGGCTCAACACTCAAGCCTTTTATATATTTATATTTAAGAAGTCATGGGGTAGAGCAAAATACGCAAATACCAACAACACCTATTTATAAATATAAAAAATGGATAGCAAAAGAAGCATTTGAGCCAACATATAACACCATGTCTTTGGCAAAAGCACTAGAGGTATCTAATAATACAGTGTTTTTAAACGCAAGTTATAAAGTAGGTTTTGATAATATTTCTAAGCATATAGCTAATTTGTTTAACAAAGAAAATTGTGAAGATTTTCCATCTTTGGTTTTGGGTTCCACTCCATATGGTATTTCTTTATACGAATTATCAATGGCTTATTATAATTTATTTTCAGATAATAATCATGAACATATAGACGAATTAAAGTCCATATTAAGACAAGTATCAATAAACACATTGGGATTAAGCTCATTTTTTTGCAAAACAGGCACTACGAATAACAATAGAAATAGATATATTATTTTAGGGAACCATGAAATAGTATTTGCCTTCCTCAGAGACGAAAGAATGACTTATGATAGCATTGTAAATGCGGGTAAAGCGCCGAAAAATTTTACTCAAAAGATTAAGGGGTTTTTTAATGAACTCATTAGATGA
- a CDS encoding adenylosuccinate lyase has product MNITQTLESLSIQTQDDILFCELRNIIIKNFSKTIANKGKIISFYEESEIPQRKCFLKFIKKIYEKETNEELNLFFAQYKTIKINYVQKNAVSNMFFVDVDFVKDEIVLLLNNTHKIFANYIMQCFKDNENKFNEKQNILHVKIKNESDFDAFNTLFSKKEHLNFIIHFNLDSTKFDTFKRNFKVQKSSKFVNRFSALADLLEDNFETLGCEKDSDFEQIRQSYLSLVKIYHPDRHASKPQKIQNEYREKFEKIQTAYESLKPLFKTQENFVSA; this is encoded by the coding sequence ATGAATATAACTCAAACTTTAGAATCTTTAAGCATACAAACTCAAGATGACATATTATTTTGCGAGCTTCGCAATATCATAATAAAAAATTTCAGCAAAACTATCGCCAACAAAGGCAAGATCATATCATTTTACGAAGAGAGCGAAATACCACAAAGAAAGTGCTTTTTAAAGTTTATTAAAAAAATATATGAAAAAGAGACAAATGAAGAGCTAAACCTCTTTTTCGCGCAGTATAAAACTATAAAAATCAACTATGTTCAAAAAAATGCGGTTTCTAACATGTTTTTTGTAGATGTTGATTTTGTAAAGGATGAGATTGTATTACTACTTAATAATACACATAAAATTTTTGCCAACTATATTATGCAATGCTTTAAAGATAATGAAAACAAATTTAATGAAAAACAAAATATCTTACATGTTAAAATTAAAAACGAAAGTGATTTTGACGCTTTTAATACACTGTTCTCAAAAAAAGAGCATTTAAATTTCATCATACATTTCAATCTTGATAGTACAAAATTTGATACATTTAAACGAAATTTTAAAGTTCAAAAATCAAGTAAATTTGTAAATAGATTTTCAGCTCTTGCAGATCTTTTGGAGGACAACTTTGAGACTTTGGGCTGTGAAAAGGATAGCGACTTTGAGCAAATCAGACAAAGCTATCTTTCGCTGGTTAAAATTTATCATCCCGATCGTCATGCAAGCAAGCCTCAAAAAATTCAAAACGAATACCGTGAAAAATTTGAAAAGATACAAACCGCGTATGAAAGCCTTAAACCGCTTTTTAAAACGCAAGAAAACTTTGTCAGTGCTTGA